A region from the Benincasa hispida cultivar B227 chromosome 8, ASM972705v1, whole genome shotgun sequence genome encodes:
- the LOC120084132 gene encoding G-type lectin S-receptor-like serine/threonine-protein kinase At1g11330, whose product MTKPQMNWNFSDRLLFLLSLITCFSSKCCFGSDTITSTEYIKYPATIISNATSFELGWFSPLNSTTQYIGIWYHQVSLKTLVWVANKDTPLNNTSGIFTISNDGNVVILDENNTTIWSSNVTSPTANTTARILDSGNLVLEDPASGFVIWESFKHPSNLFLPSMKLITNKKTQEKLQFTSWKTPSDPSKGNFSLSLDVLNIPEAVIRNYGGNPYWRSGPWNGHTFIGIPEMISVYLVGFNLAIEDQAYYFSISYSNEDQLLYNMVLSPEGNLEQQYWDPSKENWEVSWSAFRTECDYYGVCGVFGVCNANVSPVCSCLTGFKPKDEDEWNRGNWSNGCVRNTPLQCENSSRNNTRVEEDGFLKVELVKVPFLAEWSNSSTSADDCKQECFQNCSCSAYAYENGIGCMIWRRDLFDVQKFESLGANLHLRLAYADLQTINDVRRKSTGIIIAIVIPATLMIFIIAIYFWWRWKAGKNEYSKKGKRLKLRRDDMIGDKSKFEELPLYDYENLAIATHNFDLSNKLGQGGFGPVYKGRLLDGQEIAIKRLSRASNQGYEEFINEVIVISKLQHRNLVQLLGCCIEGEEKMLIYEYLPNLSLDAFIFDSIKQKTLDWRKRFNIIDGIARGLLYLHRDSRLRIIHRDLKASNILLDKDMNPKISDFGMARIFYSNEVQANTNRLVGTYGYMSPEYAMQGQISEKSDVFSFGVLLLEIISGRRNTGFNHHEHALSLLEFAWKLWIEDNLIALIDPTIYESSYYSEILRCIQVGLLCVEESINDRPNALTIVSMLNSEIVDLPLPNQCSFIGRPTQSNGEDPHRHLKKFYVVCNGMRPNGVTQEQINMRAFPFSLKGDAKE is encoded by the exons ATGACGAAACCCCAAATGAACTGGAACTTTTCCGAtcgtcttctttttcttctttcactAATTACATGCTTCTCTTCAAAGTGTTGCTTCGGCAGTGATACAATTACATCAACAGAATACATCAAATACCCTGCAACCATAATTTCCAATGCTACTTCCTTCGAATTGGGGTGGTTCTCACCTCTTAATTCCACAACCCAATACATCGGAATCTGGTACCACCAAGTTTCCCTAAAAACTCTGGTATGGGTCGCTAACAAAGACACCCCTCTCAACAATACTTCCGGAATTTTCACCATCTCCAATGATGGAAATGTTGTGATTTTAGACGAAAACAACACTACCATCTGGTCTTCAAATGTTACTTCTCCTACAGCCAACACAACCGCCCGAATTCTAGATTCAGGCAACCTTGTCTTGGAAGATCCTGCTTCCGGGTTTGTTATTTGGGAGAGCTTTAAACACCCTTCCAATTTATTCTTGCCTTCCATGAAACttatcacaaacaaaaaaactcAAGAGAAGCTCCAATTTACTTCATGGAAAACCCCTTCCGATCCATCTAAAGGTAACTTTTCTTTATCGTTGGATGTTCTAAATATTCCTGAAGCTGTGATTCGGAATTATGGAGGTAACCCATATTGGAGATCTGGTCCATGGAATGGTCATACTTTTATTGGAATACCCGAAATGATCTCTGTTTATCTCGTTGGGTTTAATCTTGCGATTGAAGATCAAGCTTATTATTTCTCCATCTCTTACAGTAATGAAGATCAGTTACTTTATAACATGGTATTAAGCCCAGAAGGGAATTTGGAGCAACAGTACTGGGATCCTTCGAAGGAAAATTGGGAAGTGAGTTGGTCGGCTTTTAGAACAGAATGCGATTATTACGGTGTTTGTGGTGTGTTTGGGGTCTGTAATGCGAATGTATCCCCTGTTTGCAGCTGTTTAACAGGGTTTAAACCAAAGGATGAAGATGAATGGAATCGAGGAAATTGGAGTAATGGGTGTGTGAGAAATACGCCATTGCAGTGTGAGAACAGCTCTAGAAACAACACTAGAGTTGAGGAAGATGGATTTTTGAAAGTGGAATTGGTTAAAGTTCCATTTTTGGCAGAGTGGTCAAATTCGTCTACTTCAGCGGATGATTGTAAACAAGAGTGTTTTCAGAATTGCTCGTGTAGTGCATATGCATATGAAAATGGCATTGGTTGTATGATATGGAGAAGGGATTTATTTGATGTACAAAAATTTGAAAGCCTCGGAGCCAATCTTCATCTTCGACTGGCTTATGCTGACTTGCAAACAATTA ATGATGTAAGAAGAAAGAGTACTGGAATTATTATAGCCATAGTGATACCAGCAACGCTTATGATCTTCATCATTGCTATATACTTCTGGTGGAGATGGAAGGCTGGCAAAAATG AGTATAgcaaaaaagggaaaagattGAAGTTGAGAAGGGATGATATGATTGGGGACAAAAGCAAATTTGAAGAACTACCTCTTTATGATTATGAGAACTTAGCAATCGCAACACATAATTTTGATTTAAGTAACAAACTTGGACAAGGTGGCTTTGGTCCCGTATATAAG ggAAGATTGTTAGATGGACAGGAAATAGCAATAAAGAGGCTTTCAAGAGCTTCTAATCAAGGATACGAGGAGTTTATAAATGAAGTGATCGTAATTTCAAAACTACAACATAGAAATCTTGTACAGCTTCTCGGTTGTTGCATTGAAGGAGAAGAGAAGATGCTAATATACGAGTATTTGCCCAACCTAAGTTTGGATGCATTCATCTTTG ACTCTATTAAACAAAAAACCTTGGAttggagaaaaagatttaaCATCATTGATGGAATTGCTCGAGGTCTTCTTTACCTTCATCGAGATTCAAGATTGAGAATTATTCATAGAGATTTGAAGGCAAGTAACATTTTATTAGACAAAGATATGAATCCTAAAATTTCGGACTTTGGTATGGCAAGAATTTTTTACAGTAATGAAGTGCAAGCCAATACTAATAGGCTCGTTGGAACTTA TGGGTATATGTCGCCCGAATACGCAATGCAAGGTCAAATTTCAGAGAAATCAGATGTCTTTAGTTTTGGAGTTTTATTACTTGAAATtataagtgggagaaggaataCAGGGTTCAACCACCATGAACATGCTTTGAGCTTATTGGAATTT GCATGGAAGTTGTGGATAGAAGACAATCTTATTGCATTGATTGATCCCACAATATATGAATCGAGTTATTATTCGGAGATTTTGAGGTGTATCCAAGTGGGACTCTTATGTGTTGAAGAATCTATAAATGATAGACCAAATGCTCTTACCATTGTTTCGATGCTCAACAGTGAAATTGTAGATCTTCCTCTTCCAAACCAATGTAGCTTTATCGGTAGACCAACTCAGAGTAAT